In one window of Halomarina pelagica DNA:
- a CDS encoding ABC transporter permease translates to MRRYIAKRVAHAAFIMWLVATTVFFGLRAIPGGPVQTMLGQEATPQAKRALREQLGLNDPLPVQYADFMLDLLTFDFGQSITTSQSVAALVGQAAPRTFSVALVAVTVGLAVAVPAGIVSATRKRQPVDYVATIGAFLGLSMPAFFVGILLALVFGVWLDLLPIVGLPLEEGFVTWLEHIVLPGIAVGLPYGAVVMRMMRSSLLEVLDEPYMKTALAKGVGSRTRLYKHALQNALIPVVTVAGIQLALVLVGSVTVELVFSIQGLGRLLVDSMLDRNYPVTQVVILLVAGVLVFTNLAVDIAYTAIDPRIRYGGEG, encoded by the coding sequence ATGCGCCGGTACATCGCGAAGCGCGTCGCCCACGCCGCGTTCATCATGTGGCTCGTCGCCACCACGGTCTTCTTCGGCCTCCGCGCCATCCCGGGGGGGCCCGTCCAGACCATGCTCGGTCAGGAGGCGACGCCTCAGGCGAAGCGCGCCCTGCGGGAGCAACTCGGGCTCAACGACCCGCTCCCCGTTCAGTACGCCGACTTCATGCTCGATCTGCTGACGTTCGACTTCGGCCAGAGCATCACCACCAGCCAGTCGGTCGCCGCGCTCGTCGGGCAGGCCGCGCCGCGGACGTTCTCCGTCGCGCTCGTGGCCGTCACGGTCGGCCTCGCGGTGGCCGTCCCGGCGGGCATCGTCAGCGCGACGCGGAAGCGCCAGCCCGTCGACTACGTCGCCACCATCGGGGCGTTCCTCGGGCTGTCGATGCCGGCGTTCTTCGTCGGCATCCTGCTCGCGCTGGTGTTCGGCGTCTGGCTCGACCTCCTCCCCATCGTCGGGTTGCCCCTCGAGGAGGGATTCGTCACCTGGCTCGAGCACATCGTCCTCCCCGGGATCGCCGTGGGACTCCCCTACGGCGCGGTCGTGATGCGGATGATGCGCTCCTCGCTGCTGGAGGTGCTCGACGAGCCGTACATGAAGACCGCCCTCGCGAAGGGCGTCGGATCGCGCACCCGGCTGTACAAGCACGCGCTCCAGAACGCGCTCATCCCGGTCGTCACCGTCGCGGGCATCCAGCTCGCGCTCGTGCTCGTCGGGAGCGTCACGGTCGAACTCGTCTTCAGCATCCAGGGGCTCGGCCGCCTGCTCGTCGACTCGATGCTCGACCGCAACTACCCCGTCACGCAGGTCGTCATCCTGCTCGTGGCCGGCGTGCTCGTGTTCACCAACCTCGCGGTCGACATCGCCTACACCGCCATCGACCCGCGCATCCGCTACGGAGGTGAGGGGTGA
- a CDS encoding ABC transporter substrate-binding protein gives MTSSDPDARGFTPEDLSGPTIDRRTTLKLLGAAGMASVAGCLGGGGGGDGNGSDGGGGGGSGGSGGRLQAGWFTGSIDVLDPPYISVGQYFQVAANVFNGLVTLKKDLTIRGDLAKDWTVENGGATIRFDLRKGVTFHNGATFTAEDVKYTIQRTISKDTPAASKLSTLKPVDDGGVVVDGDHSVTLNFKQPMAPALVYLTRGPGRAATIVSKTAIEEMGAEAYKTKPVGTGPFQVREHQVGSKLVLDAFDDYFETDEEGNALPYLDGVDVKPIPEAATLVNALRSGEIDFANLVPLQNLEQVEGASGVTASVSPGVNWYGFAMNETKDTFASRKARLGIAKLVDNEKFVETAYFGNALPDTGPINKATEWAWRDDKPSTQQYDPEAGKRLVKEAGIEGASFSILTAQGDTRAAKAMRQQLNAAGFDVEIEQVTSSTYWERYEKLDYDTTISGSVGDPDPDQSLYNFYRLPDEGGVWNWVNFQDEKVHQLLADQRRELNREKRTKILHELEDRLIEQAPHAYLMHQNDVAAHTDRVKGFTHIPFMRNFHTVRLDG, from the coding sequence ATGACATCCAGCGACCCGGACGCGCGCGGGTTCACCCCCGAGGACCTGAGCGGTCCGACGATCGACAGGCGGACCACGCTGAAGTTACTCGGTGCGGCGGGGATGGCGAGCGTGGCCGGCTGTCTCGGCGGCGGTGGCGGCGGCGACGGCAACGGGAGCGACGGCGGCGGCGGTGGCGGCTCCGGCGGGAGCGGGGGCCGCCTCCAGGCGGGGTGGTTCACCGGGAGCATCGACGTGCTCGACCCGCCGTACATCAGCGTCGGTCAGTACTTCCAGGTGGCGGCGAACGTCTTCAACGGCCTCGTCACGCTGAAGAAGGACCTCACCATCCGCGGGGACCTCGCGAAGGACTGGACCGTCGAAAACGGCGGCGCGACGATCCGTTTCGACCTCAGGAAGGGCGTCACGTTCCACAACGGCGCGACGTTCACCGCCGAGGACGTGAAGTACACGATCCAGCGGACCATCTCGAAGGACACCCCCGCCGCGTCGAAACTGAGCACGCTCAAGCCGGTCGACGACGGGGGCGTCGTCGTCGACGGCGACCACTCGGTGACGCTCAACTTCAAGCAGCCGATGGCTCCCGCGCTCGTCTACCTCACGCGCGGTCCCGGCCGCGCGGCCACGATCGTCTCGAAGACGGCCATCGAGGAGATGGGTGCCGAGGCGTACAAGACGAAACCCGTCGGCACGGGGCCGTTCCAGGTTCGCGAGCACCAGGTCGGCTCGAAGCTCGTCCTCGACGCCTTCGACGACTACTTCGAGACCGACGAGGAGGGCAACGCGCTCCCCTACCTCGACGGCGTCGACGTCAAGCCCATCCCGGAGGCGGCGACGCTCGTCAACGCCCTCAGGAGCGGCGAGATCGACTTCGCCAACCTCGTGCCGCTCCAGAACCTGGAGCAGGTCGAGGGCGCGAGCGGCGTCACCGCCTCCGTCTCGCCCGGCGTGAACTGGTACGGCTTCGCCATGAACGAGACGAAGGACACCTTCGCCTCGCGGAAGGCGCGCCTCGGCATCGCGAAGCTCGTCGACAACGAGAAGTTCGTGGAGACTGCCTACTTCGGTAACGCGCTGCCCGACACCGGTCCGATCAACAAGGCGACCGAGTGGGCGTGGCGCGACGACAAGCCCTCGACCCAGCAGTACGACCCCGAGGCGGGGAAGCGACTCGTGAAGGAGGCGGGGATCGAGGGCGCGAGCTTCTCCATCCTGACCGCGCAGGGCGACACGCGCGCGGCGAAGGCGATGCGCCAGCAGCTCAACGCCGCCGGGTTCGACGTCGAGATCGAGCAGGTCACCTCCTCGACGTACTGGGAGCGCTACGAGAAGCTCGACTACGACACGACCATCAGCGGGAGCGTCGGCGACCCCGACCCGGACCAGTCGCTGTACAACTTCTACCGCCTGCCCGACGAGGGCGGCGTCTGGAACTGGGTGAACTTCCAGGACGAGAAGGTCCACCAGCTACTGGCCGACCAGCGCCGCGAGCTGAACCGGGAGAAGCGCACGAAGATCCTTCACGAACTCGAAGACCGGCTCATCGAGCAGGCCCCGCACGCCTACCTCATGCACCAGAACGACGTCGCCGCTCACACGGATCGCGTGAAGGGGTTCACCCACATCCCCTTCATGCGGAACTTCCACACGGTGCGGCTGGACGGCTAG